One region of Chryseobacterium muglaense genomic DNA includes:
- a CDS encoding tetratricopeptide repeat protein — MGYFHSFKYLFSFILLSNCFFAQSQSDVDFLVKEINIIHLSGQTDQVLEASQKLIKLSHISENDKGLSYGNYFLASYHHDQANFRQSIDYAKKAQQYSSYLENDQTHSANISSLLAGNYLLLELYTLSFKNYRKALEILKNKANKTNQDALIECTVYSHMSYIYDNINKPDSTLYYLQKEAKILKKIDLQYAYIQKGCSSLGFGNYYLNQNKTDSAQYYYNKSLNHFKNKIHPCKIESLIGLGNLYAFQKNYLKAQTFYDLALKSFNQHHFPDILSELYKKIAELKVSQGNITEAKHYQDLYLNIHTKLNDKIKKERDFVLNEVMKEEKIKHTLEAKKTQRTTLIIISLLVFITLFIIYLLKKSKSKNQESIEIAKKLIKEKEITEQETHKLKQQINAAFEEIIQFAKDNSPSFYTRFQEVYPKFQSKMLLLNENLKPSELTFAAYVYLGFTTKEIADYTFKAIKTIENNRYNFRKKINLSPEKDLQVWLRNYIDSES; from the coding sequence TTTTTGCTCAAAGCCAATCTGATGTTGATTTTTTGGTGAAAGAAATCAACATCATCCATTTATCCGGACAAACTGACCAGGTTTTGGAAGCTTCACAAAAACTTATTAAATTATCTCATATTTCAGAAAATGATAAGGGTCTATCGTATGGAAATTATTTTTTAGCATCATATCATCACGATCAGGCTAATTTCAGACAAAGTATCGATTATGCAAAAAAAGCGCAACAATACTCTTCCTATCTTGAGAATGACCAAACGCATTCAGCTAATATTTCATCATTACTAGCCGGAAACTACCTACTTCTCGAACTTTATACCTTATCCTTTAAAAATTACAGAAAAGCGCTTGAAATCTTAAAAAACAAGGCAAATAAAACAAACCAAGATGCACTTATAGAATGCACTGTTTATTCTCATATGAGTTACATCTACGATAATATAAATAAGCCGGATTCTACTCTTTATTACTTACAGAAAGAAGCTAAAATCCTTAAAAAAATAGATTTACAGTACGCTTATATTCAAAAAGGTTGTTCGTCTTTAGGATTTGGAAATTATTATCTGAACCAGAACAAAACAGATTCTGCCCAATATTACTATAATAAATCATTAAATCATTTTAAAAATAAGATACATCCTTGCAAAATAGAATCTTTAATTGGTTTAGGAAATCTATATGCTTTTCAAAAAAATTATCTCAAAGCCCAAACTTTTTATGATCTGGCTTTAAAGAGTTTTAATCAACACCATTTTCCAGACATTCTGAGCGAATTGTACAAGAAGATAGCAGAGTTGAAAGTATCCCAGGGGAATATTACAGAAGCAAAACATTATCAGGATCTTTATCTTAACATTCATACCAAACTTAATGACAAAATAAAAAAAGAAAGAGATTTTGTTCTGAATGAGGTCATGAAAGAAGAAAAAATAAAGCATACTCTTGAGGCAAAAAAAACTCAGAGAACGACTTTAATTATTATTTCATTATTGGTATTTATCACTTTATTTATTATTTATCTTCTTAAAAAATCTAAATCTAAGAATCAGGAATCTATTGAAATTGCAAAAAAACTGATTAAAGAAAAGGAAATTACAGAGCAGGAAACACATAAACTGAAGCAACAGATTAATGCAGCCTTCGAAGAAATTATACAGTTTGCAAAAGATAACAGCCCTTCATTTTACACAAGGTTTCAGGAAGTCTATCCCAAATTTCAGTCTAAAATGCTTCTGCTTAATGAAAATCTGAAACCGAGCGAACTCACTTTTGCAGCCTATGTTTATCTTGGTTTTACCACAAAAGAAATAGCTGATTATACTTTTAAAGCAATAAAAACAATAGAAAATAATCGCTATAATTTCAGAAAAAAGATTAACCTTTCTCCCGAAAAAGATCTTCAGGTATGGCTTAGAAATTACATCGATTCTGAATCATAA
- the fabG gene encoding 3-oxoacyl-[acyl-carrier-protein] reductase — protein MKLLEGKVALITGATRGIGKGIAEIFAQQGAKVAFTYAGSVEKAKELETALSSVTQIKGYQSDASDYDAAQKLVDDVMAEFGKIDILVNNAGITKDNLLMRMSKDDWDTIIKVNLDSVFNLTKAVIKPMMKAKSGSIINMTSVVGVKGNAGQANYAASKAGVIGFTKSIALELGSRNIRCNAIAPGFIETEMTAALDEKTVQGWREGIPLKRGGQPEDVANACVFFGSEMSSYISGQVLNVDGGMLT, from the coding sequence ATGAAACTATTAGAAGGAAAAGTAGCGCTAATTACCGGAGCTACAAGAGGAATAGGGAAGGGAATTGCTGAAATTTTTGCTCAACAAGGTGCGAAAGTAGCATTTACATATGCCGGTTCTGTAGAAAAAGCGAAAGAATTGGAAACTGCTTTAAGTTCTGTTACTCAGATTAAAGGTTATCAGTCTGATGCATCAGATTACGATGCTGCGCAAAAATTGGTAGATGATGTGATGGCTGAGTTTGGTAAAATTGATATTTTGGTAAACAATGCGGGAATTACGAAAGACAATCTTTTGATGAGAATGTCAAAAGACGATTGGGATACTATTATCAAAGTAAATTTAGATTCTGTATTCAACCTTACGAAAGCGGTAATTAAGCCGATGATGAAGGCTAAATCAGGCTCTATCATCAATATGACTTCGGTAGTAGGAGTAAAAGGTAATGCAGGACAGGCAAATTATGCAGCTTCAAAAGCAGGAGTTATTGGTTTTACTAAATCTATTGCTTTAGAGTTAGGCTCTAGAAACATCCGTTGCAACGCAATTGCTCCAGGATTTATTGAGACTGAAATGACCGCTGCTTTAGACGAAAAAACAGTTCAGGGATGGAGAGAAGGGATTCCTTTGAAAAGAGGAGGGCAGCCTGAAGATGTAGCAAATGCTTGCGTTTTCTTCGGTAGCGAAATGTCTTCTTATATTTCCGGTCAGGTTTTAAACGTTGACGGAGGAATGTTAACTTAA
- a CDS encoding WG repeat-containing protein: MKKIVFILFSGIFSAQSNQYKEILLSKQIGKEVQFYTNGYGIITDPYTGSISIIDSLGTISFNYPFKSEILRLSKERFILKVKEGEANGKMALIDGKGNQLISLDQFKYRTWENRDRLIISKDGKDAVYDYNGKQIIQDQDKIEFANDSRFFVKKDKLWFIYNFDGQQVSDREFKENLKFYKGKVYLKTGTKTGDVIDIDGKTVSQFSYHYIEDINGYPFLITKNIAKNKYGIVDENEQVLAENIYEQAFVGRNYIYLIKDNKVSVFSKAERTVFPTEYHYVNHLFNGIFKSLKDAKNPKIAVVKISGEVILPKEYDVVEGFKIKGEDYVFVSKDGEERLLDKNFESILDEGFQIEKIFLNNVIVKKDEVYYKFSPKDKSYTPIKGIVSIKPFQFYPAIICKNKENFYGMLDEEGNEIVPFIYDDIISFVSGNEVVVQKGDKFGVTNLKNEPLKEVIYDKYSADNKKLTLTKDKESEVFNFSSSEDKLMF, translated from the coding sequence TTGAAAAAAATAGTTTTCATTCTGTTTTCAGGTATTTTTTCAGCACAAAGCAATCAGTATAAAGAGATATTATTGTCTAAACAAATTGGGAAAGAAGTACAATTTTATACCAATGGTTATGGGATTATTACCGATCCTTATACAGGAAGTATTTCTATAATAGATTCTCTGGGAACTATTTCTTTTAATTATCCTTTTAAAAGTGAAATTCTCCGTCTTTCGAAAGAAAGATTTATTTTGAAAGTAAAAGAGGGTGAAGCGAACGGAAAAATGGCGTTAATTGATGGAAAAGGAAATCAACTGATTTCATTAGATCAATTTAAATACAGAACTTGGGAAAATAGAGACCGTTTGATTATTTCAAAAGATGGAAAAGACGCTGTTTATGACTACAATGGAAAACAGATCATTCAGGATCAGGATAAAATAGAATTCGCAAACGACAGCAGGTTTTTTGTTAAAAAAGATAAACTTTGGTTTATTTATAATTTTGATGGTCAACAGGTTTCTGATAGAGAATTCAAGGAAAACTTGAAATTTTACAAAGGAAAAGTTTACTTAAAAACCGGAACTAAAACCGGAGATGTAATTGATATTGATGGGAAAACGGTGAGTCAATTTTCATATCATTATATCGAGGATATTAATGGTTATCCATTTTTAATCACAAAAAACATTGCTAAAAATAAGTATGGAATTGTAGATGAAAATGAGCAGGTTTTAGCAGAAAATATCTACGAACAAGCTTTTGTAGGCAGGAATTATATTTACCTAATTAAAGATAACAAAGTAAGCGTTTTTTCTAAAGCAGAAAGGACGGTTTTCCCTACAGAATATCATTATGTAAATCATTTGTTTAATGGTATTTTTAAATCGCTTAAAGACGCTAAAAACCCTAAAATTGCGGTTGTTAAAATTAGTGGAGAAGTTATTTTACCTAAAGAATATGATGTAGTAGAAGGTTTTAAAATAAAGGGAGAAGATTATGTTTTTGTAAGCAAGGATGGTGAAGAAAGGCTTTTAGATAAAAACTTTGAAAGTATTTTGGATGAAGGGTTTCAGATTGAGAAAATCTTCCTCAATAATGTAATTGTTAAAAAAGACGAAGTCTATTATAAGTTTTCACCTAAAGATAAATCTTATACGCCAATTAAGGGTATTGTTTCTATAAAACCGTTTCAGTTTTATCCTGCAATCATCTGTAAAAATAAAGAAAATTTTTACGGAATGCTTGATGAAGAAGGAAATGAGATTGTTCCTTTTATCTACGATGATATTATAAGTTTTGTTTCAGGAAATGAGGTGGTAGTACAGAAAGGGGATAAATTTGGGGTCACCAATCTTAAGAATGAGCCTCTTAAAGAGGTAATTTACGATAAATATTCTGCAGACAACAAAAAGCTTACGCTTACCAAAGATAAAGAATCAGAAGTGTTTAATTTTAGTTCTTCAGAAGACAAATTGATGTTTTAG
- the rsmI gene encoding 16S rRNA (cytidine(1402)-2'-O)-methyltransferase → MSGILYFVPTPVGNLEDMTFRAVNTLKEVDYILCEDTRTSGVLLKHYEISKPLRSYHLHNEHQATEKVIADLKNGQNVAIITDAGTPGISDPGYLLAKAGSDHNIEMICLPGATALIPALVVSGLPNNEFLFAGFLPPKKGRQTKLKQLAEEKKTIVLYESPHKINTTLEQIKEFFGEETRASLSREISKKFEETKRGTIDELIEFSKSKTLKGEIVLIVNNSLK, encoded by the coding sequence TTGAGCGGTATTTTATATTTTGTTCCGACACCGGTCGGAAATCTTGAAGACATGACTTTCAGAGCAGTGAATACGCTGAAAGAAGTAGATTATATTTTGTGTGAAGATACCCGTACTTCGGGAGTTTTATTAAAGCATTATGAGATTTCAAAACCTTTAAGGTCTTACCATCTTCATAATGAGCATCAAGCCACTGAAAAAGTGATTGCTGACCTTAAAAACGGTCAAAACGTTGCGATTATTACTGATGCAGGAACTCCTGGAATTTCAGATCCCGGTTATCTACTGGCGAAAGCTGGATCTGATCACAATATTGAAATGATTTGCCTTCCGGGTGCAACTGCACTAATTCCGGCTTTGGTAGTTTCGGGTTTACCTAATAATGAATTTCTTTTTGCAGGATTTCTTCCCCCGAAAAAAGGAAGACAAACGAAACTAAAACAGCTTGCAGAAGAGAAAAAAACAATTGTTTTGTACGAAAGTCCGCATAAGATTAATACGACTTTGGAGCAAATCAAAGAATTTTTTGGTGAAGAAACAAGAGCAAGCTTGAGTAGAGAAATTTCGAAAAAATTTGAAGAAACTAAAAGAGGAACTATCGATGAATTAATTGAGTTCTCTAAAAGCAAAACTTTAAAAGGTGAAATTGTTTTAATCGTTAATAATTCTTTAAAGTAA